In Salinarimonas sp., a genomic segment contains:
- the ppdK gene encoding pyruvate, phosphate dikinase — protein sequence MTKWVYTFGDGKAEGEAGMRDLLGGKGANLAEMSNLGLPVPPGFTITTGVCTYFYDHDRTYPPELEGAVADALAEVGRIAGRSFGDAKNPLLVSVRSGARASMPGMMDTVLNLGLNDATVDALAEDAGDARFAYDSYRRFITMYSNVVLGLEHHDFEDALESYKERKGYELDTELSAEDWKQLIERFKAIVEEKQGEPFPQDPHAQLWGAVGAVFGSWMNPRARKYRELHAIPASWGTAVNIQAMVFGNMGDTSATGVAFTRNPSTGEKRLYGEFLVNAQGEDVVAGIRTPQDITEAARLEAGADKPSMETVMPEAYAELVAICDRLEAHYRDMQDLEFTIEKGKLWMLQTRNGKRTARAALKIACDLVEEGVISEQEAVGRVEPQALDQLLHPTIDPKAERDLLATGLPASPGAASGEIVFTSEAAEAVKKAGRKCILVRVETSPEDIHGMHAAEAILTTRGGMTSHAAVVARGMGKPCVSGAGSIRVDAKAKTLTVAGRTLTEGDVVTIDGGAGQVLVGAVAMLEPELSGDFAKLMEWADRVRRLKVRANAETPLDARTARNFGAEGIGLCRTEHMFFEGDRIVAVREMILADDAEGRRAALAKLLPMQREDFVELFTIMKGLPVTIRLLDPPLHEFLPHTDEELAEVAKSIGASPEKLKRRAADLSESNPMLGFRGVRLAVAYPEIAEMQARAIFEAAVKAAKDTGAPVTPEVMVPLVMTKPELDLVKGRIDAMAKAVMDETGASFEYQVGTMIELPRAALRAAEIAEAAEFFSFGTNDLTQTTLGISRDDAASFLGPYVQKGLLEFDPFVTLDQEGVGELVALAAERGRKTRPDIKLGICGEHGGDPASIRFCERQALDYVSCSPYRVPIARLAAAQAALAGEARSLA from the coding sequence ATGACGAAGTGGGTCTACACCTTCGGTGACGGCAAGGCCGAGGGCGAGGCTGGCATGCGCGACCTGCTCGGCGGGAAGGGCGCGAACCTCGCCGAGATGAGCAATCTCGGCCTGCCGGTGCCGCCCGGCTTCACCATCACCACCGGGGTCTGCACGTATTTCTACGACCACGACCGGACCTATCCGCCGGAGCTGGAGGGCGCCGTCGCCGACGCGCTCGCCGAGGTCGGCCGCATCGCCGGGCGCAGCTTCGGGGACGCGAAGAACCCGCTGCTCGTCTCCGTGCGCTCGGGCGCGCGCGCCTCGATGCCGGGCATGATGGACACGGTCCTCAATCTCGGCCTCAACGACGCCACCGTCGACGCGCTGGCCGAGGACGCCGGCGACGCCCGCTTCGCCTACGACAGCTACCGCCGCTTCATCACCATGTATTCCAACGTGGTGCTCGGCCTCGAGCACCACGATTTCGAGGACGCGCTCGAGAGCTACAAGGAGCGCAAGGGCTACGAACTCGACACCGAGCTCTCCGCCGAGGACTGGAAGCAGCTCATCGAGCGCTTCAAGGCCATCGTCGAGGAGAAGCAGGGCGAGCCCTTCCCGCAGGACCCGCACGCCCAGCTCTGGGGCGCGGTGGGCGCCGTGTTCGGCTCCTGGATGAACCCGCGCGCGAGGAAGTACCGCGAGCTGCACGCGATCCCCGCCTCCTGGGGCACGGCGGTGAACATCCAGGCCATGGTCTTCGGCAACATGGGCGACACCTCCGCCACCGGCGTCGCCTTCACGCGAAATCCCTCCACCGGCGAGAAGCGGCTCTACGGCGAGTTCCTGGTCAACGCCCAGGGCGAGGACGTCGTGGCCGGCATTCGCACGCCGCAGGACATCACCGAGGCGGCCAGGCTCGAGGCCGGGGCCGACAAGCCGTCCATGGAGACGGTGATGCCCGAGGCCTATGCCGAGCTCGTCGCCATCTGCGATCGGCTCGAGGCCCATTACCGCGACATGCAGGATCTCGAGTTCACAATCGAGAAGGGCAAGCTCTGGATGCTCCAGACGCGCAACGGCAAGCGCACGGCGCGCGCCGCCCTCAAGATCGCCTGCGACCTCGTCGAGGAAGGCGTCATCTCCGAGCAGGAGGCGGTGGGCCGCGTCGAGCCGCAGGCGCTCGACCAGCTGCTGCACCCCACCATCGATCCGAAGGCCGAGCGCGACCTCCTCGCCACCGGCCTCCCGGCCTCCCCCGGCGCGGCGTCCGGCGAGATCGTCTTCACCTCCGAGGCGGCCGAGGCCGTCAAGAAGGCCGGGCGCAAGTGCATCCTGGTGCGCGTCGAGACCTCGCCGGAGGACATTCACGGCATGCACGCGGCGGAAGCGATCCTCACCACCCGCGGCGGCATGACCTCGCATGCGGCGGTCGTCGCCCGCGGCATGGGCAAGCCCTGCGTGTCCGGCGCCGGCTCGATCCGCGTCGACGCCAAGGCGAAGACGCTCACGGTGGCGGGCCGCACGCTGACCGAGGGCGACGTCGTCACCATCGACGGCGGCGCGGGCCAGGTTCTCGTCGGCGCGGTGGCGATGCTGGAGCCCGAGCTCTCCGGCGACTTCGCCAAGCTGATGGAATGGGCCGACCGCGTGCGCCGCCTCAAGGTGCGCGCCAACGCCGAGACGCCCCTCGACGCCCGCACCGCGCGCAACTTCGGCGCCGAGGGCATCGGGCTGTGCCGGACCGAGCACATGTTCTTCGAGGGCGACCGCATCGTCGCCGTGCGCGAGATGATCCTCGCCGACGACGCGGAGGGCCGCCGGGCGGCGCTCGCCAAGCTCCTGCCGATGCAGCGCGAGGACTTCGTCGAGCTCTTCACAATCATGAAGGGCCTGCCCGTCACGATCCGCCTGCTCGATCCGCCGCTGCACGAGTTCCTGCCGCATACGGACGAGGAGCTCGCGGAGGTCGCCAAGTCCATCGGCGCCTCCCCGGAGAAGCTCAAGCGCCGCGCGGCGGACCTCTCGGAATCGAACCCGATGCTCGGCTTCCGCGGCGTGCGCCTCGCCGTCGCCTATCCCGAGATCGCCGAGATGCAGGCCCGCGCCATCTTCGAGGCGGCGGTCAAGGCGGCGAAGGACACGGGTGCGCCGGTGACGCCGGAGGTGATGGTCCCGCTCGTGATGACCAAGCCCGAGCTCGACCTCGTCAAGGGCCGGATCGACGCCATGGCGAAGGCCGTGATGGACGAGACGGGCGCCTCGTTCGAATACCAGGTCGGCACCATGATCGAGCTGCCCCGGGCGGCCCTGCGTGCGGCCGAGATCGCCGAGGCGGCCGAGTTCTTCTCCTTCGGGACGAACGACCTCACCCAGACCACGCTCGGCATCTCGCGCGACGACGCGGCATCCTTCCTCGGGCCCTACGTGCAGAAGGGGCTGCTCGAGTTCGATCCGTTCGTGACGCTGGACCAGGAGGGCGTCGGCGAGCTCGTGGCGCTCGCCGCCGAGCGCGGCCGCAAGACGCGGCCGGACATCAAGCTCGGCATCTGCGGCGAGCACGGCGGCGATCCGGCCTCGATCCGGTTCTGCGAGCGCCAGGCGCTCGACTACGTCTCCTGCTCGCCCTACCGCGTGCCGATCGCCCGCCTCGCGGCGGCGCAGGCGGCGCTCGCCGGAGAGGCGCGCTCGCTCGCCTGA
- the glyS gene encoding glycine--tRNA ligase subunit beta: MPDLLLELFSEEIPARMQRKAGEDLRRLVTDALVERGFLYEGAKSFHGPRRIALHVAGLPAKGQDVREERKGPRVGAPEKAVEGFLKSAGLASLDEARIESDPKKGDFYVALIERPGRPTPEVLAEILPDIVRRFPWPKSMRWGAASAEPGALTWVRPLRAIVCMFGPETEEPEVVRFSVDGLESGDVTYGHRFHAPEPIRVRRLDDWAASLGKAKVEVDADKRKDVILHDARDLAFARGLELVEDEALLEEVAGLVEWPVVMLGAFEESFLDIPAEAIRATIRANQKCFVLRDRETGKLANSFVLVANIEARDGGKAIVAGNERVVRARLSDAKFFFETDKATPLEARLPKLEAIVFHDKLGTVAERVERVAALARSLADVAGADADKAERAARLSKADLVTEMVGEFPELQGLMGRTYAALQGEDEAVAAALEEHYKPLGPSDRTPTAPVSVAVALADKLDLLTGFWAIDEKPTGSRDPFGLRRAALGVIRLVLENRLRLRLDPVLRMHLGAIRHASPQLRETWSDPDLARERPRLAADLLAFFADRLKVHLREEGLQHDLIDAVFALEGQDDLLMIVERVNALAGFLATEDGANLLAGYRRAANILRIEEKKDGTSYDAAPDAALVAARGEPAEKALLSALERAQSEASAAIAREDFEGAMRALSHLRAPVDAFFDAVTVNAEDPDLRANRLRLLAALRRATRAVADFDKIQG; this comes from the coding sequence ATGCCCGATCTCCTGCTCGAGCTCTTCTCCGAGGAAATCCCCGCGCGCATGCAGCGCAAGGCGGGCGAGGACCTGCGCCGGCTCGTCACCGACGCGCTGGTGGAGCGCGGCTTCCTCTACGAGGGCGCCAAGAGCTTCCACGGCCCGCGCCGCATCGCGCTGCACGTGGCGGGGCTGCCCGCGAAGGGCCAGGACGTGCGCGAGGAGCGAAAGGGTCCGCGCGTCGGCGCGCCCGAGAAGGCGGTCGAGGGCTTCCTCAAGAGCGCCGGCCTCGCCTCCCTCGACGAGGCGAGGATCGAGAGCGACCCGAAGAAGGGCGACTTCTACGTGGCACTGATCGAGCGCCCCGGGCGCCCGACGCCGGAGGTGCTGGCCGAGATCCTCCCCGATATCGTCCGCCGCTTTCCCTGGCCGAAATCCATGCGCTGGGGCGCGGCCTCGGCGGAGCCGGGCGCGCTCACCTGGGTGCGGCCGCTGCGCGCCATCGTGTGCATGTTCGGGCCGGAGACCGAGGAGCCGGAGGTGGTGCGCTTCTCCGTCGACGGGCTGGAGAGCGGGGACGTCACTTACGGCCACCGCTTCCACGCGCCGGAGCCCATCCGCGTGCGCCGGCTCGACGACTGGGCGGCCTCGCTCGGCAAGGCCAAGGTCGAGGTCGACGCGGACAAGCGCAAGGACGTCATCCTCCACGACGCCCGCGACCTCGCCTTCGCCCGGGGGCTGGAGCTCGTCGAGGACGAGGCGCTGCTCGAGGAGGTGGCGGGGCTGGTCGAGTGGCCGGTGGTGATGCTCGGCGCCTTCGAGGAGAGCTTCCTCGACATCCCGGCGGAGGCGATCCGCGCCACGATCCGCGCCAACCAGAAGTGCTTCGTGCTGCGCGACCGCGAGACGGGCAAGCTCGCCAATTCCTTCGTGCTCGTCGCCAACATCGAGGCGAGGGACGGCGGCAAGGCCATCGTCGCCGGCAACGAGCGCGTGGTCCGCGCGCGGCTCTCGGACGCGAAGTTCTTCTTCGAGACCGACAAGGCGACCCCGCTCGAGGCGCGGCTGCCCAAGCTCGAGGCGATCGTCTTCCACGACAAGCTCGGCACCGTGGCCGAGCGGGTGGAGCGGGTGGCGGCGCTCGCCCGCTCGCTCGCCGACGTCGCGGGCGCGGATGCGGACAAGGCGGAGCGGGCGGCGCGGCTCTCCAAGGCCGATCTCGTCACCGAGATGGTGGGCGAATTTCCCGAGCTGCAGGGGCTGATGGGCCGCACCTACGCCGCGCTCCAGGGCGAGGACGAGGCCGTAGCCGCCGCGCTCGAGGAGCATTACAAGCCGCTCGGCCCCTCCGACCGCACGCCCACCGCGCCGGTCTCGGTGGCGGTGGCGCTCGCCGACAAGCTCGACCTGCTCACCGGCTTCTGGGCCATCGACGAGAAGCCGACGGGATCGCGCGACCCGTTCGGGCTCAGGCGCGCGGCTTTGGGGGTGATCCGGCTGGTGCTGGAGAACCGGCTGCGGCTGCGGCTCGACCCCGTGCTGCGCATGCATCTCGGCGCGATCCGCCATGCGAGCCCGCAGCTGCGCGAGACCTGGAGCGACCCCGATCTCGCCCGCGAGCGCCCGCGCCTCGCCGCAGACCTCCTCGCCTTCTTCGCCGATCGGCTCAAGGTCCACCTGCGCGAGGAGGGCCTGCAGCACGACCTGATCGACGCGGTCTTCGCACTGGAAGGCCAGGACGACCTCCTGATGATCGTCGAGCGGGTGAACGCGCTCGCCGGCTTCCTCGCCACCGAGGACGGCGCGAACCTGCTCGCCGGCTATCGCCGGGCCGCGAACATCCTGCGCATCGAGGAGAAGAAGGACGGGACGTCCTACGACGCCGCACCGGACGCCGCCCTCGTCGCCGCGCGCGGCGAGCCCGCGGAGAAGGCGCTGCTCTCTGCCCTCGAGAGGGCGCAGAGCGAGGCCTCGGCGGCGATCGCGCGGGAGGATTTCGAGGGCGCCATGCGGGCCCTCTCGCATCTGCGCGCGCCGGTGGACGCCTTCTTCGACGCGGTGACTGTGAACGCCGAGGACCCGGACCTGCGCGCCAACCGCCTGCGGTTGCTCGCCGCCCTGCGGCGCGCCACCCGCGCGGTGGCGGACTTCGACAAGATCCAGGGGTGA
- a CDS encoding protein adenylyltransferase SelO family protein, producing MPVSPAYRPDPRHLALGEAFYDPVTPAPFPATVTRYRNQRWAARVGLDTLDEAEWVAHLARFAPLPDNVPEPLALRYHGHQFQSYNPDLGDGRGFLHAQIRDAEDGRLLDLGTKGSGQTPYSRFGDGRLTLKGGVREVLATEMLEALGVYTSKSFSLVETGEALMRNDEPSPTRSSVLVRLSHSHIRIGTFQRLAFHNEGAALEKLIAYCIETYQPRAAAHPNPAAGLLAAVTEDVAKMGAEWFQAGFVHGVLNTDNTTITGESFDYGPWRFLPELDPGFTAAYFDQTGLYAFGRQPAALYWNLCRLADCLRHLADEEALAAALEPFGAAFDAHLGRLTRARLALDPDDESGVDAPAFFYRALARTRLPFERAFFDLIGGADPTRIAASPHAEAYAGADWAEAIAAIRGAKPHPRREEALAHPYFAREAPVTMLIDEVEAVWARIAEGDDWGAFAGKIAEVGEMRGAYGVLVDEVGRHP from the coding sequence ATGCCCGTCTCCCCCGCCTACCGCCCCGACCCGCGCCATCTCGCCCTCGGCGAGGCCTTCTACGATCCGGTCACGCCAGCGCCCTTCCCGGCGACGGTGACGCGCTACCGCAACCAGCGCTGGGCCGCCCGCGTCGGGCTCGATACGCTGGACGAGGCCGAATGGGTGGCACACCTCGCCCGCTTCGCGCCCCTGCCGGACAATGTCCCCGAGCCGCTGGCCCTGCGCTATCACGGCCACCAGTTCCAGTCCTACAACCCGGACCTCGGCGACGGCCGCGGCTTCCTCCATGCGCAGATCCGCGACGCCGAGGACGGCCGCCTGCTCGATCTCGGCACCAAGGGATCCGGCCAGACGCCCTATTCCCGCTTCGGCGACGGGCGGCTCACCCTCAAGGGCGGCGTGCGCGAGGTGCTGGCCACCGAGATGCTGGAGGCGCTCGGGGTCTACACCTCGAAATCGTTCTCGCTCGTCGAGACCGGCGAGGCCTTGATGCGCAACGACGAGCCCTCCCCCACCCGCTCGTCGGTGCTGGTGCGGCTGTCGCATTCCCACATCCGCATCGGCACCTTCCAGCGCCTCGCCTTCCACAACGAGGGCGCGGCCTTGGAGAAGCTGATCGCCTATTGCATCGAGACCTACCAGCCGCGGGCCGCCGCGCATCCGAACCCGGCGGCGGGCCTCCTCGCCGCCGTGACGGAGGACGTGGCGAAGATGGGCGCCGAGTGGTTCCAGGCGGGCTTCGTCCACGGCGTGCTCAACACCGACAACACCACCATCACCGGCGAGAGCTTCGATTACGGCCCCTGGCGCTTCCTGCCGGAACTCGATCCCGGCTTCACCGCCGCCTATTTCGACCAGACCGGCCTCTACGCCTTCGGCCGCCAGCCCGCCGCCCTCTACTGGAACCTCTGCCGGCTGGCCGATTGCCTGCGCCACCTCGCCGACGAGGAGGCGCTCGCCGCCGCGCTCGAGCCCTTCGGCGCAGCCTTCGACGCCCATCTCGGCCGCCTCACCCGCGCCCGCCTCGCTCTCGACCCCGACGACGAGAGCGGCGTCGACGCCCCGGCCTTCTTCTACCGCGCGCTCGCCCGCACCCGACTGCCCTTCGAGCGCGCCTTCTTCGACCTCATCGGCGGCGCCGACCCGACCCGCATCGCCGCGAGCCCCCACGCGGAGGCCTATGCCGGCGCGGACTGGGCCGAGGCGATCGCGGCGATTCGCGGAGCGAAGCCGCATCCGCGGCGGGAGGAGGCGCTGGCGCATCCGTATTTCGCGCGCGAGGCGCCGGTGACGATGCTGATCGACGAGGTGGAGGCGGTTTGGGCGCGGATCGCGGAGGGGGACGATTGGGGGGCGTTCGCGGGGAAGATCGCGGAGGTGGGGGAGATGCGGGGAGCGTATGGGGTGTTGGTGGATGAGGTAGGGCGACATCCGTAG
- a CDS encoding DUF465 domain-containing protein — protein sequence MSLNSHLAELERKHQALEQEIQKAVTSPSTSDTEIAQLKRKKLVLKDEMARLRGAEKEAATLH from the coding sequence ATGTCGCTGAATAGCCACTTGGCCGAGCTCGAGCGTAAGCACCAGGCTCTCGAGCAGGAGATCCAGAAGGCGGTGACCAGCCCTTCGACGAGCGACACCGAGATCGCTCAGCTCAAGCGCAAGAAGCTCGTCCTCAAGGACGAGATGGCCCGCCTGCGCGGCGCCGAGAAGGAAGCCGCCACGCTGCACTGA
- a CDS encoding DUF465 domain-containing protein, translating to MAELARLKEEHRDLDRAIEALETSPVHDRLQLQRLKKRKLTLRDRIHRIEDEILPDIIA from the coding sequence ATGGCCGAGCTGGCTCGGCTGAAGGAGGAGCATCGCGACCTCGATCGGGCGATCGAGGCGCTCGAGACCTCGCCCGTGCACGACCGCCTGCAACTCCAGCGCTTGAAGAAGCGCAAGCTCACGCTCCGGGACCGAATCCATCGGATCGAGGACGAGATCCTGCCCGACATCATCGCCTGA
- the purE gene encoding 5-(carboxyamino)imidazole ribonucleotide mutase, with protein MTDASTAARAPVAIIMGSQSDWATMRHAAETLDALGVAYDARIVSAHRTPDRLYAFAKGAQGEGFKIVIAGAGGAAHLPGMAAALTPLPVFGVPVESKALSGVDSLHSIVQMPAGIPVGTLAIGRAGAVNAALLAAAVLALTDEALAGRLEAWRARQSESVAERPVDEA; from the coding sequence ATGACCGACGCCAGCACCGCCGCACGCGCTCCCGTCGCCATCATCATGGGCAGCCAGTCCGACTGGGCGACGATGCGGCACGCGGCCGAGACGCTCGATGCGCTCGGCGTCGCCTACGACGCGCGGATCGTCTCCGCCCATCGAACGCCCGATCGGCTCTACGCCTTCGCCAAGGGCGCCCAGGGGGAGGGCTTCAAGATCGTCATCGCCGGGGCGGGCGGCGCGGCGCACCTGCCGGGCATGGCGGCGGCGCTGACGCCGCTGCCTGTCTTCGGCGTGCCGGTCGAATCGAAGGCGCTCTCGGGGGTCGACAGCCTGCATTCCATCGTGCAGATGCCGGCGGGCATCCCGGTCGGCACGCTCGCCATCGGCCGCGCCGGGGCCGTCAACGCCGCGTTGCTGGCGGCGGCCGTTCTGGCGCTGACCGACGAGGCGCTGGCCGGACGGCTCGAGGCCTGGCGCGCGCGCCAGAGCGAATCGGTGGCCGAGCGCCCCGTCGACGAGGCGTGA
- a CDS encoding 5-(carboxyamino)imidazole ribonucleotide synthase, translating into MTRIAPGDVIGILGGGQLGRMIAVEAARLGLDVHVFNDDPRSPAFHVAARATTADFADTEALAEFAKGCAVVTYEFENVPVAAAEAVAAHAPLRPGAKALATAQDRLAEKSFVADLGIAVAPFRAVDDAASLARALDEIGRPAVLKTRRFGYDGKGQAVIREGDDADAAFAAIGGKPAILEGFVPFAAEVSVVAARAADGTLAAYDLCANRHEGGILAQTTVPAAVSPATEAAARDIAARIGEALDYVGVFAVEMFLVREGGEERLVVNEMAPRVHNSGHWTDVGAQTSQFEQHVRAVCGWPLGPTTRRAPRVTMENLVGAEVEAWRDLLADPAARLTLYGKGEARPGRKMGHVTRLSGAGEG; encoded by the coding sequence ATGACCCGCATCGCCCCCGGAGACGTCATCGGCATCCTCGGCGGCGGCCAGCTCGGCCGCATGATCGCGGTGGAGGCCGCGCGGCTCGGCCTCGACGTCCACGTCTTCAACGACGACCCGAGGAGCCCCGCCTTCCACGTCGCCGCCCGCGCCACGACGGCGGATTTCGCGGACACCGAGGCGCTGGCGGAATTCGCCAAGGGCTGCGCCGTCGTCACCTACGAGTTCGAGAACGTCCCCGTCGCCGCGGCGGAGGCGGTGGCCGCGCACGCACCGCTGCGCCCCGGCGCCAAGGCGCTGGCGACGGCGCAGGACCGGCTCGCCGAGAAGAGCTTCGTCGCCGATCTCGGCATCGCCGTCGCGCCCTTTCGCGCGGTGGACGACGCGGCCTCGCTCGCGCGCGCCCTCGACGAGATCGGCCGCCCGGCCGTGCTGAAGACCCGCCGCTTCGGCTACGACGGCAAGGGCCAGGCCGTGATTCGCGAGGGCGACGATGCGGACGCCGCCTTCGCCGCCATCGGCGGGAAGCCCGCGATCCTGGAGGGTTTCGTGCCCTTCGCGGCGGAGGTCTCCGTCGTCGCCGCGCGCGCGGCGGACGGCACGCTCGCCGCCTACGACCTGTGCGCGAACCGTCACGAGGGCGGCATCCTGGCGCAGACGACGGTCCCCGCCGCCGTCTCGCCCGCCACCGAGGCCGCCGCGCGCGACATCGCCGCGCGGATCGGCGAGGCGCTCGACTATGTCGGCGTCTTCGCGGTGGAGATGTTCCTCGTGCGCGAGGGCGGGGAGGAGCGGCTCGTCGTCAACGAGATGGCGCCGCGGGTGCACAATTCCGGGCACTGGACGGATGTCGGCGCGCAGACCTCCCAGTTCGAGCAGCACGTGCGCGCCGTCTGCGGCTGGCCGCTCGGCCCGACGACGCGGCGCGCGCCGCGGGTGACGATGGAGAACCTCGTCGGCGCGGAGGTGGAGGCCTGGCGCGACCTCCTCGCCGATCCGGCGGCGCGGCTCACGCTCTACGGCAAGGGCGAGGCCCGGCCGGGGCGTAAGATGGGGCACGTGACGCGCCTATCCGGCGCCGGTGAGGGCTGA
- a CDS encoding putative zinc-binding metallopeptidase, whose protein sequence is MKLFACTACGAPLQFEDAACPQCAARLGYDPAAGRLLAVALDGEVWRVQGEPGGRAYLFCANAAYGACTWLLPAEGAGESRFCHACRHNHVIPDLTQDSNLGRWRKLEAAKKRLFYTLLALGLPLTRRPEDPKGLAFDFLADPPAPGAPGVMTGHDNGLVTIAVAEADDSEREARRSAMGEPYRTLLGHLRHEVGHYYWTKLVEEAGALDAFRALFGDERTDYGAALQRHYSEGPPADWATRQVSAYASAHAWEDWAETFAHYLHMVDTLETAGAFGLRLKPRHPAAEDLSTSVPFDPHHEPELARLVDAWAPLTFAVNALNRSMGQPDLYPFTLAPAAIEKLAFVHARVRAARGA, encoded by the coding sequence ATGAAGCTCTTCGCCTGCACCGCCTGCGGCGCGCCGCTCCAGTTCGAGGACGCGGCCTGCCCGCAATGCGCCGCGCGGCTCGGCTACGATCCCGCGGCCGGGCGGCTGCTCGCCGTCGCGCTCGACGGCGAGGTCTGGCGCGTCCAGGGCGAGCCGGGAGGCCGGGCCTACCTGTTCTGCGCCAACGCCGCCTACGGCGCCTGCACCTGGCTGCTGCCCGCCGAGGGCGCGGGCGAGAGCCGCTTCTGCCACGCCTGCCGGCACAATCACGTCATCCCCGACCTGACGCAGGATTCCAATCTCGGTCGCTGGCGCAAGCTGGAGGCGGCGAAGAAGCGCCTGTTCTACACGCTCCTCGCCCTCGGCCTGCCGCTCACCCGCCGGCCCGAGGACCCGAAGGGCCTCGCCTTCGACTTCCTGGCCGATCCGCCGGCCCCGGGCGCGCCCGGGGTGATGACCGGGCACGACAACGGCCTCGTCACCATCGCCGTCGCCGAGGCGGACGACAGCGAGCGCGAGGCGCGCCGCTCGGCCATGGGCGAGCCCTACCGCACGCTGCTGGGGCACCTGCGTCACGAGGTCGGGCACTATTACTGGACGAAGCTGGTGGAGGAGGCCGGCGCGCTCGACGCCTTCCGCGCCCTGTTCGGCGACGAGCGCACGGATTACGGCGCAGCCCTGCAGCGCCACTATTCCGAAGGGCCGCCGGCGGACTGGGCGACGCGTCAGGTCAGCGCCTATGCCAGCGCGCACGCCTGGGAGGACTGGGCCGAGACCTTCGCACATTACCTGCACATGGTCGACACGCTGGAGACCGCGGGCGCCTTCGGCCTGCGGCTGAAGCCGCGCCACCCGGCGGCGGAGGACCTGTCCACCAGCGTGCCCTTCGACCCGCATCACGAGCCCGAGCTCGCCCGCCTCGTCGACGCCTGGGCCCCGCTGACCTTCGCGGTGAACGCGCTCAACCGCTCCATGGGCCAGCCGGATCTCTACCCCTTCACCCTCGCGCCCGCGGCGATCGAGAAGCTCGCCTTCGTCCACGCCCGCGTTCGCGCCGCGCGCGGGGCGTGA
- a CDS encoding TerD family protein — MGVSLSKGGNVSLSKEAPGLTNVIVGLGWDPRATDGAEFDLDASVFLVKDDGKVRTDQDFIFYNNKVGGDGSVEHTGDNRSGEGEGDDEQVKVDLSKVPADVKKLVFSVTIHEGETRKQNFGQVSNAFIRVVNAAGGAEIARYDLSEDASVETAMIFGEVYRHGDEWKFKAVGQGFAGGLGPLAKHHGVNVG, encoded by the coding sequence ATGGGTGTTTCTCTCTCGAAGGGCGGCAACGTATCCCTCTCCAAGGAGGCCCCCGGCCTGACGAACGTCATCGTCGGCCTCGGCTGGGATCCGCGCGCCACCGACGGCGCCGAGTTCGACCTCGACGCGAGCGTCTTCCTGGTCAAGGACGACGGCAAGGTCCGCACCGACCAGGACTTCATCTTCTACAACAACAAGGTCGGCGGCGACGGCTCCGTCGAGCACACCGGCGACAACCGCTCCGGCGAGGGCGAGGGCGACGACGAGCAGGTCAAGGTCGACCTCTCGAAGGTCCCCGCCGACGTCAAGAAGCTCGTCTTCAGCGTGACGATCCACGAGGGCGAGACCCGCAAGCAGAATTTCGGCCAGGTCTCCAACGCCTTCATCCGCGTCGTGAACGCGGCCGGCGGCGCCGAGATCGCCCGCTACGACCTCTCCGAGGACGCCTCCGTCGAGACGGCGATGATCTTCGGCGAGGTCTATCGCCACGGCGACGAGTGGAAGTTCAAGGCCGTCGGCCAGGGCTTCGCCGGCGGGCTCGGCCCGCTCGCCAAGCATCACGGCGTGAACGTGGGCTGA